One genomic segment of Manis pentadactyla isolate mManPen7 chromosome 1, mManPen7.hap1, whole genome shotgun sequence includes these proteins:
- the LOC118927859 gene encoding LOW QUALITY PROTEIN: cell cycle control protein 50C-like (The sequence of the model RefSeq protein was modified relative to this genomic sequence to represent the inferred CDS: inserted 3 bases in 3 codons): MPLKGISVTCRAKMKRPSQSCPSRLXNNTALKQQHLPTSRLQLSATRILSGFFVTRLFCLGMGIVLILSAKSIKEIEVSHLIFLMQILSMFSLGTINEWSATVSHSVHSALHTGAWQSQKLPKCWQGTEWGIEEVAGESRPNGCQTPMNRMDEKLKICANCAKLQESAINFDKECTCSIPFYLLETMQGNVYMYYKLYGFHQHLYRYILSRSNSQLVGTDIKYLLSAILSTTSKVKFLACISHKIFNFLTDTIILSYNLNSSIHIKVPMLRSGITWWTDKYVKFQNPSSINLSSEFAGTTKPPSWRKXYELDEEDPGSNGFINDDFIVWMRTATFPTFKKLYCRFNRIQHFIDGLPAGNYSFNITYNFPETRYKGEKSVALSTLTWSGGSSLFLGLTCTVXGAMTWLASFCMMAVRLMLKERKVFLQQSSRALKRKENTEMDSEVTELKISNKARTDWDISSRGPGLADQGQPQVDK, from the exons ATGCCTCTAAAAGGTATCTCAGTCACCTGCAGGGCCAAAATGAAGAGGCCATCCCAGTCCTGCCCTTCCAGAC CAAACAACACTGCCTTGAAGCAGCAGCACCTGCCCACCTCCCGGCTGCAACTCTCGGCCACCAGAATCCTCTCTGGCTTTTTTGTCACAAGACTGTTCTGTCTTGGCATGGGCATCGTCCTTATATTGTCTGCAAAGAGCATCAAGGAAATAGAGGTTTCCcatcttatatttttaatgcaaattcTAAGCATGTTCAGTTTGGGGACTATAAATGAGTGGTCAGCT ACTGTCAGTCACTCTGTCCACTCAGCCCTCCATACAGGGGCCTGGCAAAGTCAGAAGCTTCCTAAATGCTGGCAGGGGACTGAGTGGGGGATTGAGGAGGTAGCAGGAGAATCAAGGCCCAATGGCTGCCAGACACCCATGAATCGAATGGATGAAAA attaaaaatatgtgcAAATTGTGCAAAACTGCAGGAAAGTGCCATTAATTTTGACAAAGAATGCACCTGTTCTATTCCTTTTTACCTTCTGGAGACAATGCAG GGTAATGTTTACATGTACTACAAATTATATGGCTTCCATCAGCACCTCTACCGATATATTCTGTCCAGAAGTAATAGCCAACTGGTGGGTACAGATATAAAG TATTTACTTAGTGCGATACTTAGCACAACCAGCAAGGTAAAGTTTCTTGCTTGCATCTctcacaaaatttttaatttccttacaGATACCATTATCCTTTCATATAACCTTAATTCATCTATACATATCAAAGTCCCAATGCTAAGGAGTGGAATTACATGGTGGACAGATAAGTATGTCAAGTTTCAGAATCCAAGTTCCATTAATCTTTCTAGTGAATTTGCAG GAACCACCAAGCCCCCATCCTGGCGTA CCTATGAACTGGACGAAGAGGATCCAGGCAGCAACGGCTTCATCAATGATGACTTCATTGTGTGGATGCGGACAGCCACCTTTCCCACTTTCAAGAAACTGTACTGTCGATTCAATCGAATACAGCATTTTATTGATGGCTTGCCTGCTGGTAACTATAGTTTCAACATAACTTACA ACTTCCCAGAAACCAggtataaaggagaaaaatcagttGCTCTTTCCACCCTAACGTGGAGTGGAGGCAGCAGCCTTTTCTTAGGTCTCACCTGCACCG ACGGCGCCATGACATGGTTGGCCTCCTTTTGCATGATGGCAGTTCGCTTGATGCTAAAAGAAAGGAAAGTATTCCTCCAGCAGTCAAGTcgagctttaaaaagaaaagaaaacacagaaatggaCAGTGAAGTAACAGAGCTGAAGATCTCCAACAAGGCTCGAACTGACTGGGATATTTCATCAAGGGGCCCCGGACTGGCTGACCAAGGACAACCCCAAGTAGATAAATAA